The proteins below come from a single Anguilla rostrata isolate EN2019 chromosome 3, ASM1855537v3, whole genome shotgun sequence genomic window:
- the chic1 gene encoding cysteine-rich hydrophobic domain-containing protein 1 has product MSVLLPNMADFDTIYELDEEEERVVSEEHLARYCPEPVIMRGAGHITVFGLSNKFDTEFPSVLTGKVAPEEFKTTVGRVNACLKKNLPVNVKWLLCGCLCCCCTVGCSLWPVICLNKRTRRSIQKLLEWENNRLYHKLGLHWKLSKRKCESSNMMEYVILIEFLPKYPIFRPD; this is encoded by the exons ATGAGCGTCCTGCTGCCCAACATGGCGGACTTCGACACCATCTATGAGCTGGACGAGGAAGAAGAGCGTGTTGTGAGCGAAGAACACCTGGCTAGATATTGCCCCGAGCCCGTGATTATGCGAGGGGCTGGGCACATCACCGT GTTTGGCCTCAGCAACAAATTTGACACCGAATTTCCTTCAGTTCTCACAGGAAAG GTGGCTCCAGAGGAGTTCAAGACGACCGTGGGCCGGGTGAACGCTTGCCTGAAGAAGAACCTTCCGGTGAACGTGAAGTGGCTTCTGTGCGGCTGCCTGTGCTGTTGCTGTACGGTGGGCTGCAGCCTATGGCCTGTCATCTGTCTCAACAAGAGG ACAAGAAGATCTATTCAGAAACTGTTAGAGTGGGAAAATAACAGGTTGTATCACAAG ctgGGTCTGCATTGGAAACTCAGCAAGAGGAAATGTGAAAGCAGTAACATGATGGAATAC GTTATTCTTATAGAATTCTTGCCCAAATACCCTATATTCCGACCAGACTGA